From a region of the Acidobacteriota bacterium genome:
- a CDS encoding ABC transporter ATP-binding protein, producing the protein MTSPLLAVRGLDIVIRARPHQAEILRAIDLSILEGEIHGLVGESGSGKTTLARALMRLLSPPCRRARGEILFGGLDLCLLPEKEMRHLRGATIAYVPQDAASALNPHQKVGSQFVETLRAHQSVTASQAREQAIQSLAQVGLEEGNEILRSYAHELSVGMAQRVLIAMALALRPRLLLADEPTSSLDVVASVRVARLLADLNERSGLTILFITHDLEMLFRVAHRITVLYGGEIMEQGSLEEIKSNPSHPYTQALLAARLLPGETPLAISGEPPEPGARPQGCVFHPRCPEAGEECSQGSPGVEVIASDHSVRCFHRSPSTREETT; encoded by the coding sequence ATGACCTCGCCTCTGCTCGCCGTTCGCGGTCTGGATATCGTTATCCGCGCCAGGCCGCATCAGGCCGAAATCCTGCGCGCCATCGACCTGTCCATTCTGGAAGGCGAAATTCACGGTTTGGTGGGGGAGTCCGGCAGCGGCAAGACCACCCTGGCCCGGGCGCTTATGCGCTTGCTGTCTCCACCTTGCCGCCGAGCCCGCGGCGAGATCTTGTTCGGGGGCCTCGACCTATGCCTCCTGCCCGAGAAGGAGATGCGCCACCTGCGGGGCGCTACCATCGCCTATGTCCCCCAGGACGCGGCCTCCGCCCTCAATCCTCACCAAAAGGTCGGGTCTCAGTTTGTCGAGACCTTGCGGGCCCACCAGTCCGTCACCGCCTCTCAGGCCAGGGAGCAAGCGATTCAGTCCCTGGCTCAGGTGGGGCTGGAGGAGGGAAACGAGATCCTGCGTTCCTATGCTCATGAGTTGTCGGTCGGCATGGCCCAACGCGTTCTCATCGCCATGGCTCTGGCCTTGCGTCCGCGCCTTTTGCTGGCCGATGAACCCACCTCCTCGCTGGATGTGGTTGCCTCGGTGCGGGTGGCCCGCCTTTTGGCTGATCTGAACGAGCGCAGCGGACTCACCATCCTCTTCATCACTCACGATCTGGAGATGCTCTTCCGGGTCGCTCACCGGATCACCGTACTCTATGGCGGCGAGATCATGGAGCAGGGAAGCCTTGAGGAGATCAAGAGCAATCCCAGCCATCCCTATACGCAAGCCCTGTTGGCGGCCCGCCTTCTTCCAGGCGAAACGCCGCTGGCCATAAGCGGAGAGCCGCCGGAACCCGGCGCCCGTCCCCAGGGATGCGTCTTTCATCCCCGTTGCCCCGAGGCCGGCGAGGAGTGCAGCCAAGGCAGCCCGGGCGTGGAAGTGATTGCAAGCGATCATTCTGTGCGCTGCTTCCACCGATCACCGTCAACCCGCGAGGAAACAACTTGA
- a CDS encoding ABC transporter ATP-binding protein, giving the protein MSAVLTVRDVCLSYRHKAALSPGRDEDKQVLRGVSFQLHKGESLGLVGESGSGKTSLARCLLGINEPDSGEIVFSRGGPGKVQAIFQDPLASLNPLMTVTSLILEPLRVASRHLAAEESMKRVRDLLPAVSLPPGVLDRKPSQLSAGQRQRVAIARALATDPEILIADEPTSALDASLRVQILELLRSAQRSRDLAMLMVTHDLAAAARYCDRIAVLYQGRLVETLPSQDLFGAPQHPYTRRLARLVLEK; this is encoded by the coding sequence TTGAGCGCCGTCCTGACCGTCCGCGACGTCTGCCTTTCCTACCGCCATAAAGCCGCCCTTTCGCCGGGGCGGGATGAGGACAAACAGGTGCTACGCGGCGTCTCCTTCCAGCTTCACAAAGGCGAGTCGCTGGGATTGGTGGGCGAATCAGGATCAGGCAAAACATCGCTGGCCCGCTGTCTGCTGGGAATAAACGAGCCCGACTCCGGAGAGATCGTTTTCTCTCGGGGCGGCCCGGGAAAAGTGCAGGCCATCTTTCAGGACCCCCTGGCTTCGCTCAATCCTCTAATGACGGTGACCAGCCTCATTCTGGAACCGCTTCGGGTCGCAAGCCGCCATCTGGCAGCCGAGGAATCGATGAAAAGGGTCCGAGATCTCTTGCCAGCGGTGTCCCTGCCTCCCGGTGTCCTTGACCGCAAGCCTTCCCAGCTCTCGGCTGGACAGCGGCAGAGGGTAGCCATTGCCCGAGCCCTGGCAACCGATCCGGAGATCCTGATCGCCGACGAGCCCACCTCGGCGTTGGATGCTTCTCTCAGAGTGCAGATCCTGGAATTGCTGCGCTCGGCTCAGCGCAGCCGGGACTTGGCCATGCTGATGGTCACTCATGATTTGGCGGCGGCGGCCCGCTATTGCGACCGCATCGCCGTTCTCTATCAGGGCCGCCTGGTCGAGACGCTGCCGTCCCAGGACTTGTTTGGTGCGCCCCAGCACCCGTACACGCGGCGTCTGGCCCGACTGGTATTGGAAAAGTAG
- a CDS encoding ABC transporter ATP-binding protein — translation MGSEQIHALHDVTFDIEKNEYVGIMGPSGSGKSTLMNLIGCLDTPSQGEYYLNGKLVSEMHDDELARIRNKEIGFVFQTFNLLARATALHNVELPLIYSGIPSSKRRQQALEALTQVELADRVDHKPNELSGGQRQRVAVARALVNNPSIILADEPTGNLDSRTGLEIMGLFDRLHRAGHTIVLVTHEQDIAHFARRIIYLRDGQIERDEKVPENKRAEAAAALTG, via the coding sequence ATGGGTTCAGAGCAGATTCACGCCCTCCACGACGTAACCTTCGACATCGAAAAGAACGAATACGTCGGCATCATGGGTCCCTCGGGATCGGGCAAGTCGACCTTGATGAACCTGATCGGCTGCCTCGATACGCCCAGCCAGGGCGAGTACTATCTCAATGGCAAGCTGGTCAGCGAGATGCACGACGATGAGCTGGCGCGCATCCGCAACAAGGAGATTGGTTTCGTCTTTCAAACCTTCAATCTTCTGGCCCGGGCTACGGCGCTTCACAACGTCGAACTGCCGCTGATCTATTCGGGTATTCCTTCCAGCAAACGCCGCCAACAAGCCCTGGAAGCCCTGACGCAGGTGGAACTGGCTGACCGGGTCGATCACAAACCCAACGAGCTCTCGGGGGGCCAGCGCCAGCGCGTGGCCGTCGCCCGCGCCCTCGTCAACAATCCTTCCATCATCCTGGCCGACGAGCCCACGGGTAATCTCGATTCCCGCACCGGACTCGAGATCATGGGTCTTTTCGACCGCCTTCACCGGGCCGGCCACACCATCGTGCTCGTCACCCACGAGCAGGACATCGCCCATTTCGCCAGGCGCATCATCTACCTTCGCGATGGACAGATCGAGAGAGATGAGAAGGTGCCGGAGAACAAGCGCGCTGAAGCGGCGGCGGCCCTGACTGGATAG